GGCCGCGGCGAGCAGGTGACCGCGGGCCACCACGGCGCCGATGAACACGTGGTCGGCCAGCGGATAGAGGTCGAGGGCGCCGCCGGTGCGCGCGGCCAGCTTCGCCAGCACCTCGTGCACCTCGGGCATGGTCGGGGCGTGCGCGAGCGCGCCGGCCACGTGGTCCGCGGCGTGCCCGAAGTCCGCCTCGTCGAGCGCCATCCGGGCCAGGGCCAGTTCGCCCTCCGCGGAGAGGCGTGGGTCGCCTATCCCCTCAGTCAAAGCCTTATGTCCCTTGTGAAGGCGTATGTCTGGCTGTCGAGCTGTCGTTGATCGTTACCCCGCAACCGCAGCCTATGGCACGACGGGCGCCATGCATCCATCCCGGCCGCTGTTGCTCGATACGTTGCGAAACAAGCTTCTTTCGTGCAGCATTGAGCACGGAACAGTCACGTAGTGCGCGAGGAGTCGTCATGCCTGAGGTGCAGCCCGGGGCCGGGATGGCCGCCGACATCGCGGAGCAGCCGGCCGGCATCGCCCGCCTGCTGGAGGCGCCGCACGCCACCGCGATCGCCACGGTCGCGGCCGCGGTCGTGGCCCGCCGCCCGAAGCACGTGGTCTTCGTCGCGCGCGGCACGTCCGACCACGCCGCGCTCTACGGCGCGTACCTGACCGAGATCCGGCTCGGGCTCCCGGCCAGCAGCTCCTCGCCGAGCGCGATCACGGTCTTCGGTGCCCGCCCCGACCTCTCCCAGGCGCTCGTCGTCGGCGTCAGCCAGAGCGGCGGCTCACCCGACCTCACCGAGGTCATGCGGGTGGCCCGCGCGTCCGGCGCGCTCACCGTCGCGGTCGTCAACGTGCCCGACTCGCCGCTGGCCGAGGCCGCGGAGCACGTGATCGACGTCGCGGCCGGGCACGAGCGCGCGGTCGCGGCCACCAAGTCGTACGTGGCGGAGCTGCAGGCGCTGCTCATGCTGATCGAGGGCATCCGGGCCGGCGACGGCGCGCTGCCGGCCGAGGAGCGCGCGGTCCTGGAGACGCTGCCGGCGCACGCGGAGCGGGTCCTCGCCGACCCGACCGCGACCGAGCTGGCCGCGCGCTACCGGTTCGCGGCGCGCATCCTCACCACCGGGCGGGGCTACGCGTACCCGACCGCGCGCGAGTCCGCGCTCAAGCTGATGGAGACCTGCTACCTGCCGTCGCTGTCGTTCTCCGGCGCCGACCTGATGCACGGCCCGCTCGCGCTCGCCGCGCCGGACGTACCGGTGCTCGCGGTCGTCGGCTCCGGCCCCGGCGGCGCCTCGATGAGCGAGGTGCTCGGCCGCCTCACCGAGCGCCGCGCCGACGTGGTGGCGATCGGCTCCGGCGAGGTGCCCGGCGCCTCCGCCCGGATCGTGATCCCCGCACTCGACGAGCGCTACGCCCCGCTCCTCGACATCCTCCCCGCCCAGCAGCTCGCGCTCGCGCTCGCGGTCGCCCGCGGCGAGGACCCGGACGCCCCCCGCGGCCTGAAGAAGGTCACCGCGACGCTGTAACCGAAGATCGAGGTCAAACCCTTGATCTCCCGCTCCCCGGGTGGTCGCTCCCCGAGTGCTCCCGCGGGCAAACCTGGCCGAGTGCTCCGGCTCCGCCGGCGCTCCGCTCCGCACGCGGCGCCGGAGCCGGCCGGGTGGGCGGCCGCTACGAACCGCGACCTCCGCCGCCGTCACGCCACGCCACGCGTCCCCGGCCCCCGGCTCACCAACCCGGGGGCCGCCGCGCGCCGCCGCCGTTCCGCCCCGGCCGGGACCGCAAGCTGCCGGCCGGTCCGTGGGTGTCGGCAGGGTTCGCGATCGTCGGCCCCGACCGAGGGTCGACGGCCCAGATCGCGGGTCGACAGCCCAGATCGCGGCTGCCGGCTGAGGTCAGGGGCTGCCAGCCAGGGGCTGCCAACCGGAAGCCGTCGGCCGGAAGCCGCTGGTCGCGGGGACGCCGGTCAGTGGCCGCCGGTCGCGGGGGACGCCGGTTGCCGGGGTGGCGGTGTGGGTTGTCGTGGGCCGACGCGGAACCGGCAGGGAGGAGCGCCAGCGACGACCGGGGCCCGCGGGAGCAGTGGGGAAGTGGCCACGCCGGAAGCGGGAAAACGGCTCTTCGCTCTTGAGCTCTCCGGCCGGGTGGCCGTGGGGACGTGACTGTGCCCTGGGCGGAAACGTGATTGTGAAAGGCTAGTGGCGTGTCCACGCTGCGCGACCTCGTCGAGGAGCACACCAAGCTCTCCTCCGCCGACATCGACCACCTGCACCGGCTCGCCGGCGACTGGCAACTGCTGTCCGATCTGTCCTTCGCCGACCTGTTGCTCTGGGTGCCCGTCGGTGACCGGAGCACGGCGCGGTCGTTCCTCTGCGTGGCGCAGGTGCGGCCGACCACCGGGCCGACGGCGTACCTGGACGACCAGGTCGGGCGGATCATCGGCGGGGCCGAGGTCGCGCACCTGGTGATAGCGCACCACCAGGGGCGCATCTGGCGGGAGGGCGATCCGGTCTGGTACGGGGAGACGCCCGCCCGGCACGAGGCGATCCCGGTGCGGACCCGGGACGACGACGGCGAGCCCGGCGACGTCATCGCGATCATCGGCCGGGACACCAACCTCTCCACCGCCCGCACGCCCAGTCAGCTGGAGCTGAACTACCTGACCACGGCGGACGACCTGGCGCAGATGGTGGCGGACGGCACGTTCCCGCCGGCCCGGCACCCGGGGGAGACCACGTCCGCGCCGCGCGTCGGAGACGGGCTGATCCGGCTCGCGGCCAGCGGCCGGGTCACCTACGCCAGCCCGAACGCGCAGTCCGCGTACCGGCGGCTGGGTTTCTCCTCGCACCTGGTCGGCGAGGACCTGCCGGCGCTGACCGGCCGCCTGGCCCGGGACCCGCTGGACGGCACGGACATCACCGCGAAGATGCTCTCCGCGCTGCGCGGCGAGTCGCCGGCCCGGCGTGAGATGGAGGCGCGCGGCGCGACCGTGCTGCTGCGCGCGCTGCCGCTGATGCCGGCCGGCGTGCCGATCGGCGCGCTGGTGCTGGTCCGCGACGTGACCGAGGTGCGCCGGCGGGACCGCGCGCTGGTCACCAAGGACGCCACGATCCGGGAGATCCACCACCGGGTCAAGAACAACCTGCAGACCGTGGCCGCGTTGCTGCGACTCCAGGCCCGCCGGGTGGACAGCGCGTCCGCGAAGTCCGCGCTGGAGGAGTCGGTGCGCCGGGTCGCGTCGATCGCGCTGGTGCACGAGACGCTGTCGATGACCGGCAACGGCAACGAGACCGTGGAGTTCGACGGCATCCTGGACCGGGTCGCGACCGCGGCCACCGAGGTCGCGGCCACCGACTTCACGGTCGCCATCCGGCGCGAGGGCAGCTTCGGCGTGCTCGCCGCGGAGACCGCGACCAGCCTGGTCATGGTGCTGAACGAACTGCTGATCAACGCGGTCGAGCACGGCTTCCCGGCGCGCGAGGAGGACGGGGCGGACCCGGGCGAGCTCACCGTCCCGGAGGGCAACGCGGAGCCGGTCGGCGAGGTGGTGGTCACGGTCGTGCGGCAGCGCAAGCAGCTGCTGATCACCGTGGCGGACAACGGCCAGGGCCTGCCGGACGGCTTCGTGGACGGGCGGGACGGCCGGCTCGGCCTGCAGATCGTGCGCTCGCTGGCCACCGGTGAGCTGCGCGGCACGATCGAGCTGCGCAACCGGGACGGCGGCGGCACCGAGGCGGCGTTGACCGTGCCGCTCGGCAAGCCGGGCACGGGGCAGTAGCGGTTACGCGGGCGAGGCGCCATCCGGACCGGATGACGCCTCGCTCACGCGTGGTCGGTCAGCGACCGCCGAGGACCGGCGGGGGAGCGGAGCCGTCCTGGCCCCACACCATGTCGTCCTCGGTCAGCCAGGTGGTGCGCTCGTCCGCGTCGTCGTCCTCGCCGGTCAGGCCACGGCCGCCGGCCGCGCTCTGGGCGCCCTTGGCACCGGCCGCGTTGCGGTTCTGCAGGCCGTGGTGGCCGTCCACGCCGCCGACGCCCTGCCGGGGCACGCCCAGCCGGTCCTTGCCGGCGCCGGCCGTGCCGGTGCCCTTGCCGCCCGCGCCCGCACCGGTGTTGCCACCCGGCTTCATGGCCGAGGAACCGGTGCCGCCGCCCGGACGTGCCGCGGACTGGCCGCCGTTGCCGAGACCCAGCGCGCCCGCGGCGAGACCGCCCGCACCCGCGGCGAGACCGCCGAGTGCGAGGCCGCCACCGCCGAAGTTGTCGCCGATCCCGCCACCGCCACCGCCGCCACCGCCACCGGTGCCGAGGCCCGGGGTGGCGGCGCTGAGGCCGGTGCCGTTCCCGCCGTTCCCGCTGCCGCCGGTGACGCCGGAGAGCGAGGTCGACGGACCGGTGCCGGTGGTGGTGCCGGGGTCGCCCGCCGTGCCGGTGTCCGAGACCCGCGACGGGCTGTCCGGCGCGTCGGCCCGGCCGGTGCCGGTCCCCGAACCGCTGCCGGTGCCGGTCAGTCCGCTGACGTGGGTCGCGCCCGGCCCGCGCGTGTTGCCGGGGCCGTCGTTGTCGACCGAGCCGGGCAGGTCCGCCGGGGGCGGCGGCGGGGTGACCCCGCCGCCGGCCCAGGACAGCTGGTAGTCGCTGGCGAGGTTGGAGATCAGCTCGACGGTGCGCGCCTTGGCCTTCTCCCGCTGCTCCTCGTCGCGGTTGTGGCCCCAGACCGCGCCGACCACCGCACCGGGCACGCCGGCCACGGCGCCGCCGGTGAGCGCGCCGCCCCAGGTGCTGGTGTTGTCGTCGGTGTCCGCCGGGTCGTCCACCTTGGCCTGGGCGGTCTTCAGGTCGGCCGCGAACGAGGTGAGCGCGAGCTTGACCTCACCGGCCAGATTCGCGTTGTCCGAGGCGAACGTGGCGATCACGGTCACCCGGCGGCTGAACTCGTCGCCGGAGTCGCTGTTCCACTTCTCGTTCAGCGCGGCGAGGTCGCGGGTCAGCGCGGCCGAGATGTCGTCGAGCGTGCTGGACACCGTGCTCCAGTCCGCGCTCGCCGCCTCGACCGAGGCCGGGTCGCCGTTCTGCAGCTGGTTGTAGAGAGTCTCGTGGCTCTCGCCCTCGTAGTACGACCTCAGGTCAGACATTGCCCGTTCCTCGCAGCGGTGCGGCCAGGTCGCCAACGGTCGACGCGATCTCGTCGGCGCTCACCCGGTTGAGCTCCTCGGTCGTGGTGTAGTTACGCAGGATCTCGGCCGTCGCGGTCTGTGCCGCGACGATCGCGGTGCGCAGCCGGCGCGCGTTCGCGAGGTGCTGCGACTGCAGGCTCGCGTAGTTCGCGCTGATTCTCGCCGCGTGGTGGAACGTGCCGACCGCCAGCGGCGCGCTCAGCCGGTTGTTGAGCACGTTGATCACGTGATCGGCCTCGCTGAGCCGCTGTCTGAGCTGGTCCTGGAACTCTTGCAGTGAATCGACGTCTACAGTGGTGTTTCCACCGCGAGCAGCCGGACTCATGACCGTTCGCCTCCCCGTCCATAGCGAAATTCGATTCGGCTGGCCTGTGCGGGACGACGGTGGTTCGGACGTCGACGCATCACACGTCGACGCATCACACATCACGCATCGACGAACAGCCACATCGACGAACCACCGCGGCGACCCCGAAGTGCCAGCGTAACCAATGGATGCACGCCGTTGCAGGGGCCGCCCGTCCGGTGTCCGAACTATCCGGTTGTCGCCGTGCTCGTCACGCTTCGGCGCGCGAGTGCGATGTCCAGCGGCGGTCCGGCCGGGATCAGATCGATCAGAGCGGCCGGCACCGGCGAGGCGGACGCCCCTCCGTAGCCGAGCGCTGTCTTGGCGTCACCGTCGTTGGTGCCCAGCGCGAACATCTGGCCCAGGTCGGTGAGCAGGAACACCGTGGATCCCGGCGCGGCCGTGCCGTCCGGCAGCACCGGCTGGAGCAGCGCGCCGGTGCCGCCGGTCACCAGCACCCGGTCCACCGTGGCGGTCGCGCCGCGGGCCGCCGAGTCGGTGCCGTCCTCCAGGCCCACGGCCAGCTCGGCCGGACGCGTCGGGTACACCTCCACGGTGTTCCGGTTGGTGCCCACGTCGTAGAAGTCGCAGATCGCGCCGTTGCTGGTGGGGGTCACGGTCTGGCTCAGCCGCGGCATGTCGGACGGGAAGCCGTCCGGCTCCACCCGCGTCGTCGCCTGCCGCCGGTCCGCCTCCTGCGCGGTGGTGTCCCGCACCTCCGCGCCGCTGTCCTGGAACAGCCGCGCCATCAGGTTCCCGACCGGGGCCAGGCCGGACTCGGCCAGCACGTAGAACCGGTCGCCGACCTTGAACACGGTGCCGACCGTCGCGGTCCGGCCGTCCACCGGCTCGTCGGCCGGCGTGCCCTGGCCGGGCAGTTGCGCCGGCTTCAGGTCCGGGCCGGCCGGGATCGCGTTGACCAGTTCCTCGGCCACCTCGATCGAGTCGCCCTCGTCCAGGCCGACCAGCGTGGGACTCGGCACGGTCAGCCGGGTGTTGTTCCACACCAGGTAGAACACCGCGTCCTTGGTACGCGGGTCGCCGACGTGCACCAGCAGCCCCTCGTCACCGGGGAGCGTGGCCGCGCCGGTCAGCGACCGGTCCACCACCAGGCTGCTCACCGGCGCGTCGCCCTCGGACGCGGTCCGGTTCGAGCAGACCCGCCAGGTCGAGCCGGACAGGTTCTTCGGGTTCGGCAGCGCGTCCGGCGCGTTCATGATCCCGACGGTCCGGCCGCGCGGCAGTTCCCGCAGCGCGCCGGCCGACACACGGCGGATCTCCGGCGCCTCCTCGGCGAGGATCAGCCGGGCGGACGCGTAGTTCGTCACCGGGAACAGCTTGTCCCGGGTGTACACGTACGTCGCGCCGGACTCCTTGTCGATGACCAGCGTGTCGTTCGCCAGCGGCGCCTTGTTCTCGGTCAGCAGCCCGTACGCGCCGAACACGCCCAGCACGATCGCTCCCACCAGCACGCTGCCGACCAGGGCCAGCCCGAGTCGCCGCATCGGCAGATCATTGGTCTCGGGCTCACCGGAGACCATCGCCGATACGATGCGGCGGGTGACGAAGCGGTACGCCTGGACCTGATCTCGGCGGGTACGCATGCACAATCCTCCTGAAACGGTGCCGCGTCCGCCACGGGTTCCTGCGGTGTCGCGCGCGTCCCTACGATAAGGGTCCGCCGGTAGGGCCGGGGGACCTGCGGTGCGCCGCGGGACCGCGAGGCGAGAAGGGCACACGGGGATGACAGTTACCGACACGAGGCGACGAGGCGCGCCACCGCTGCCGGCCGAACGCCGGCGCGGCCACCTGGGCGGTCTGTCCGTCGCCCAGCTCGTCTGCGTCGAGGTGGCCGTCGTGGCCGTGCTCGCGTCGCTCGGCGGCCCGGTCTGGGCGCCGGCC
This genomic window from Catenuloplanes niger contains:
- a CDS encoding SIS domain-containing protein; amino-acid sequence: MAADIAEQPAGIARLLEAPHATAIATVAAAVVARRPKHVVFVARGTSDHAALYGAYLTEIRLGLPASSSSPSAITVFGARPDLSQALVVGVSQSGGSPDLTEVMRVARASGALTVAVVNVPDSPLAEAAEHVIDVAAGHERAVAATKSYVAELQALLMLIEGIRAGDGALPAEERAVLETLPAHAERVLADPTATELAARYRFAARILTTGRGYAYPTARESALKLMETCYLPSLSFSGADLMHGPLALAAPDVPVLAVVGSGPGGASMSEVLGRLTERRADVVAIGSGEVPGASARIVIPALDERYAPLLDILPAQQLALALAVARGEDPDAPRGLKKVTATL
- a CDS encoding sensor histidine kinase, encoding MSTLRDLVEEHTKLSSADIDHLHRLAGDWQLLSDLSFADLLLWVPVGDRSTARSFLCVAQVRPTTGPTAYLDDQVGRIIGGAEVAHLVIAHHQGRIWREGDPVWYGETPARHEAIPVRTRDDDGEPGDVIAIIGRDTNLSTARTPSQLELNYLTTADDLAQMVADGTFPPARHPGETTSAPRVGDGLIRLAASGRVTYASPNAQSAYRRLGFSSHLVGEDLPALTGRLARDPLDGTDITAKMLSALRGESPARREMEARGATVLLRALPLMPAGVPIGALVLVRDVTEVRRRDRALVTKDATIREIHHRVKNNLQTVAALLRLQARRVDSASAKSALEESVRRVASIALVHETLSMTGNGNETVEFDGILDRVATAATEVAATDFTVAIRREGSFGVLAAETATSLVMVLNELLINAVEHGFPAREEDGADPGELTVPEGNAEPVGEVVVTVVRQRKQLLITVADNGQGLPDGFVDGRDGRLGLQIVRSLATGELRGTIELRNRDGGGTEAALTVPLGKPGTGQ
- the eccB gene encoding type VII secretion protein EccB, whose amino-acid sequence is MRTRRDQVQAYRFVTRRIVSAMVSGEPETNDLPMRRLGLALVGSVLVGAIVLGVFGAYGLLTENKAPLANDTLVIDKESGATYVYTRDKLFPVTNYASARLILAEEAPEIRRVSAGALRELPRGRTVGIMNAPDALPNPKNLSGSTWRVCSNRTASEGDAPVSSLVVDRSLTGAATLPGDEGLLVHVGDPRTKDAVFYLVWNNTRLTVPSPTLVGLDEGDSIEVAEELVNAIPAGPDLKPAQLPGQGTPADEPVDGRTATVGTVFKVGDRFYVLAESGLAPVGNLMARLFQDSGAEVRDTTAQEADRRQATTRVEPDGFPSDMPRLSQTVTPTSNGAICDFYDVGTNRNTVEVYPTRPAELAVGLEDGTDSAARGATATVDRVLVTGGTGALLQPVLPDGTAAPGSTVFLLTDLGQMFALGTNDGDAKTALGYGGASASPVPAALIDLIPAGPPLDIALARRSVTSTATTG